tgtgcacagaggaggcagagctcccttgggaacctgacatttagatgctactagatgtcacccatactgttctgttaatgcagtctagctgttctgctcagaacctacagaaaagcataagACCAGCCGAGtttgagactgacatttattcatgctctggttgtggcttcttagctgatagtgatgcataactaccatggggtacattttgaagatttttaaaggaactagtttcttacaggagtgttggtttgtttttttaaagagactggaaagggcgtgagaggtagggaggttttggattgttgggtgaagcacccacagaagagtgacacaaggcaagtgtcttttggatagcatcaaaggacacttcaaaaagaaatgaagcatcaacatttctgatgggaagatcctcactaaatacagatgggaccaaatttcactttctgaagaagaaccaatttcaacactaagaattcagcttgaagtcatacctctatttacaaattagttataCCAACATGCCGTCATCTCAAGGGGATCTTaaaaccatgctccagctcgagagaatggttttttatttctttgtaaggggaggctgagaggatacatgttaagcctaaacactggcttaacctgcttcagtaatacataaaggactaattttgatagttgtgccctgtgggttcatgagtgagacatggggatgcactctctgtttgatagcctcaagaatgttaccctgtaaatagtttttgggtctgtgtgagccatcccctggaacaggctccaaagaatccctaggcttgcgacttgacttgagccttggatcactttattttggagaagaggggaaatttgtgcatagctgtttcgtaggagggcagcttctctactgtccccttttgaaatgaaaagagataagctgtacccttgtgtaaccatgcagatctgtggttccccagttcaaggtagaggaatctctcagacataaccgtctcagcatcccctttggtgtgcggggcttacttagcagccctcctttatcaaggccgttcagcaagggccaagtcagcctctacgtatttggactgaatgatttggctgagatttcgtactggtgatatctagttctcttgttttcctctttatatttttatgatgcctcttggggtaagccagataagtttgactcggccaaagcaaacttcagggagctccaagttggctatatttgtctgggaataaccagtctcactctgggaatagacatcttacacttcagcgtgttacgaagctgttgctctctatgtgggcagccagttagcctaaaaccaactggtttccggaaggttttgtgtttagtcttttgaaaggctgcggcttgagtgcatgcaaaactagacgaagaagataggattggaatagctaaattaaccttaccgtagaattaagttttagagcagtagtttgtaatgccccctgaactcagacattacactaccttgtcatggcaaatgtattctctttggcttggcagagtgcatatgaattggtattgtactggtttggatgatgtgctacgatagtttgaaattggttcataaattcctgtgcttctccctttaaaatctaaacctcttctgtttacactcctcctaaatcaggatttggtgtctacacaggcagaaaacgtaattcactgactcctagatcgagtctgtttccttgtccgggttgccagcgggatactgatctcggagaacgtggcatcaatggcttatttcgcaactttactttggaaaccattgtggaaagatacagacaggcagccagggcagccgttgctattatgtgcgatttctgcaaacctccacctcaagaggccacaaagagctgcatggactgcagggcaagctattgcaacgaatgtttcaaaatacaccatccttggggaactgtgaaagcccaacataaacatgtaggaccaaccaccaacttcagacccaaggtaagtatcccgtatcttacagaatttgggttgcagcatttgcatatagcttcagacatatctgtgcaatggtagttgctttttgggaccgttgttccttttttgactattgctgttattcattgagtgaaccataagcttttgttcttgctgacagcatgactgcagttttgaacatgtctgcctgcacagatgattttcctgaaagtttccttccctcctcgcacctccccccgaatccagcagtcaatgacaatgggatagcttattgcatattctgctgaatgacagtcttATGTACCAAGGTGCTAGCGAGACTGGTGTCTTTGGGCTTTTCACCATAGACTAAGATAACATTTGGGGCTTGAGagttggtttcagagatggtttgcaattttagcttagtgtgtccatatttatgctactcacttctatttttgagccctttcctgtcctttcttgtatgtgtgtgcgtgtgttaaaagatgatgcttttaaagcttgactgttggcactgatgtcgtgttctcctccttgacatgacactgaaaagctttctcaagagcttctctttggtaacatggagtagatggacccaaatgtctttcagtgctctggaacgaggcaaagcatttctttttttttaaaacacacacgcacacatgtgcacaagcacacccacccacccccacccacccccttttagacggttttatctgttgcttgagcttggagttgagcagcactttttttgcctcttcgagcagttacttcaacgtgttcaatttttgaaagattacttttagcaaacaccagctttttcgcAATGCTGTTTAAGCTGGTACTGGAATTAACGCTCAGCATGAACAACTTGTAAttggagtcagacagaaaaaatgaaacactggagccttttatctttaaaatgactgtgactgggggtgtggctgcatttcatctgttgctccaagagcaatggctatgtggctgatcagagtctagcttaaatttaaatcattacagtattatgtcAACTCCTGCTTTAAGACAGTTCgtagttgtttcaagagatgctggcatggacACAGTTGAATTTGACAGCgtggctgtgttatatattgcatttacagctctgaacaggagtgtagggagcttgaggcacgcaaacaacttcagggattagcaaaatggttgattgcagtatggaggctacatgatgtgtacacagacatcgctacaggtttactcactgtgaacctcgtgaaactgtgtgtgttcatctgctggctttcactggcatagacaaatataaaaggtggaagataaactgaatataaagaatccactgatgaaatcagatgctgctgtggggtgatttagtgttttgatggtttgttggccacctcagtttttggaagtacacctgcattctctctgctctctttttttttcagattttgatgtgtccagaacatgaaatggagagggtaaacatgtactgtgaaatctgcagaaggcctgtttgtcatctttgtaaactgggtggatgtcatgcaaaccatagagtaacaaccatgagaactgcctacaaaacccttaaggtaaaagtaaatattgttggacctggccttaagaaggggaaaagtactgagcttctggtgtaagggcaaactccctgtggcaggaagccaggatgtgtgtttagaggacactgaaccagtcatgaggcatgctgttgtgcaacatctgttaatatctatattagtgtgacatagcgcacttctgagaaactgtattttctatgaggcttgaaacataacctcttaaaagtccttccaccttgttttagccaactgtatagcagtactgaccaatgcaaaaggtttaagcagtttctactttacaatctagcttttttaaggtaagtgtccttgtggcttggattagctgatacttcagaagcactcctgaaaaatttgcattggaagtatctgttgggaccttgtatgtttctgaagttgcatagctgttaattcgcagtacaacagggaagacttgcaaacattgctttgttgttaaagaatgattgcttctacctcctcttcttccttctcttcctctcttgctcacaagaaaaaaaaaaagggggggcgggggtgggggggaagaccagaccagcctgccttgtgctctttggcctccttgcctgtttgcaaggcttttcctgtacagctgttaactcttgcaagtcaggaaatgcagagacactcctaagttcatgctttgaaccactcattcttctagcaaatcttactacaaatgagttaataactaacgtggcttttctgtaagttttagtaacgtcctgaagcctcatgttcctagcctaagagaaggtggcacttgtggctggggaagactgagccagctgaggctgttacctcttgtccttagaggctgttacctcttgtccttagaggctgtgcccccagtcctgcccacatcagtggcctgatgtccctgtgcagtcattGCGGGTCACTGAGCAATTCTCCGCAGGGTTGCTGCTCATAACTGGTGGCAGGCTGTTGTCCTTGTAACTAGATAAAGCGAGTGCTAGCTGgatgacctgcctgtgctggttgtcggtttgggtgggatacccttcttctgctagctcgctgttttgttttcacaggagaagctttcaaaagatattgagtacctcatcagtaaggagagccaggtgaaagctcacatcacacagctggatctgctgctgaaagaaacagaggtaagagtGTCTTCCGTGTTGGCTGGGGATAGcccttgcagggacacagcagagactcaaactgttttcactgaagtgtttcaaatcctttggcttttttcagttagccagtaaaacaatttctgaacagtttgtgttagtcctgaatcacaaatggtaagacctaatcctgacagtgttggaaatatgggcaacatacagagggaagttaagttttgggtgctgctgtaaatttaattgaaagaaagcttgtttgataccttaatcaaagagaggtgggttagacttacagctcttgtgtattaacggtgcttcacaatttacactggctgtttgccgccttgaggatgttgcaataaagtcagaatgaagagtcaaatctccctgcagaagagtcagagctgggagctcacgtacaagctgaaaaacacaatggcagaaattgcaggagctcctggccctgcctgcatcttgataaagattgtctctgtgctttgtagttccttttatccagggcactagttagaggtgaccctacagttctgagggcatatgtgagaagctgggctggacccccatctcagtgtggttggggaaggtggaggagcacctagctcttgggcatgaagacttcagaaactgacctgtttttacagtgcttttccatgagctgttCAGACACATGCTATGCGTAACTCAAGACATAATCAGAGgaatactttcctgctcttcgttCTCTGTGTTGATCCAGTAAACGCTCACTAgcttgggtgcagtgctgatcacattttcagtgctgatgggcataacaaagctcattagtcttgtctgtcaaatggatgactagattgctgtgataccttgaacaacttgaggtatgtttctgtacacagccacagtgctgtggaatctgtctaaaatgtcttttgttccctcctagtgcaacagtgaacgagctaaagaagaagcatctcagagctttgagaaattatctcatgtcctagaagagaagaagtccgcagctcttagggcaattgaaacttctaagaatttaaggctggaaaaattgcaaacgcaagcagaggaatatcaagggctcctggaaaataatggccttgtaggatatgctcaagaggtgcttaaagaaactgatccatcttgttttgttcaaacagcaaaacagcttcatgacaggtatcttcattatcttctgtttgaagtacagatactgttccaggatgtctggtcagtcatattcttttgacacctgctagcaaagtactgaatgcagtaccttgtattgcaaaggctcagagatggtCCCAGTACCGTTCAGTAGAAATTGCTGCATTACAGTGTgcgttaagaaacagcagtcaggaggggctctgtcctgtgacaacacgtggccttgttcagtaggactgcactggaagggtagcccattcagctcactgacacattcctttgctcagagattgtatcgggtatttgcaagttaatctaacaggtctcttctggctttaaagtctttgatcttaatagctgttctccattagcgcttcacatctattttgttctttgaacataatgccccaaattgttaaaatgctctaccagctgaacgattacctcttcattatctttacactgatacctttacactgatgtacaaaagaccttaaattttgcatttgaattctgtctagagagacagaaatttctgggagacatcagtaagtacatgaaaacagcactttttataaagcaaaacctagcatttttagtttaaggaatgcacacatgtgaattcccttttctctgttctgccatccctttgcttctgtgctttcagaatccaaaaagctactgaatctctgaagagcttcaggccagcagctgaaactacttttgaagactttgtggtggacatagctaagcaagaagagatccttggtgacttgtccttccattccaatggtaaattgcgagagcatcaggtctttctcaagttacgacttgaagggcttctctggaaagaggcaaaacttatgcagggctgcagctgcagaactcagtcttgtgacttgcattgtcccttctgtctctgtgatccacaaggcattacctggcagcaatgctagcttcagctttgaaaaagaagctaagatgccgttgcattcagtaccagtttacattggcttccaaaacattgtagttaagtaatactaggtcttcctagaagctttttgttaacatgacagaaaagaataggcttttagatgcttttttagctgccagcaaaaataaatgatacAACTTtcgaagtaaaaacagaaagtaagggatttatgtaagtgcatgaatggaaccatcctcatctgtactctttaactgattgagtcagatttctgcccccacccccaccccccgcaagtgctatagccactcaacaaagggcttgtatggttaattctaaaacaacagatatctaaatttgagggtttttttctcctgaatctctggcattccaggtctagaaataccagaaatcaatgaagagcagagcagaatgtacaacaaagctctgatcagctgggaatgccctgggaagacagactcAGCTGATATCTATGTTCTTGAGTATCATAAGCttaatggagaagaggagagtgcgacgtggcaggagatcaaagtttgcagcaagagcaaagtaatatCTGATCTTGATGATGACAGCTCCTATGCCTTTAGAGTTCGAGGATATAAAGGGTCCATCTGTAGCCCTTGGAGCCGAGAAGTTATTTTGCGtacgcctccagctccaggtattgggttttcttctgtccacaaggtgttgaatctgtgtctgtcggTGTGAAGAGCTGTAGGTGGTTTCCAGTAGTTCCCAGACTTCTACTCTACTGTTACCGGTTGCgtaaatgtttagaagcactGTTAACAAACAGGTTAAGTAGGTGGCGTGCTGAGACCGTTTTAGCTTGCATGACGTTCCCTTagcctttaaaagtgagaaattctgatgccagcatgacttaaaatgtagtttataagcacagaaggccaaatacttaactaagaggaaatttttttggatactgtttttcagttttcagttttctttttgatgacaaatgtgggtacaacagcgaacatctcctgctgaacccaggaagaacctctgtggaaagcagggctggatttcctctACTGCTGGGATCTGAGCGCATGCAGGTCGGATGCTACACAACCCTGGATTACATCATTGGCGACACCGGGATTGCCAAAGGGAAGCACGTCTGGGCTTTTCGTGTGGAAGCCTATTCATacctggtgaaagtgggagttgtttctagcaaccagatacagaaattgttccataatacccatgatgtgaccagcccaaggtaaattgcagactcttgctcaatacatgttttatataaggagatggctttttaaaaaataagttaagagtgagtctggtcgcaattagtacacaaggtgaacctaactagtggaaagtagcttgaaggatatgctgtaagcaggttgtcctgttcatcccctgctattagcagaaaggtgttgtaattatccagagtcctattttcattctttttgggaaagaaaggaggttcctatagatgtcaagatgtgccagttaaagcaagaaggtaaaaaaaaagcatcacttgcaagattgaagcaatgtttaattgtcaatagtaagactctgccttaatttccttagcatactaggtttggcagccattcagaggtacaatgttcactgtgtgtatctgtgtatctttgctgtagcttgcgtCACGGTGGATTCCAAGTCACTGGCTTATCCCAGGCTATACACTTGCATATGGTACTGGAGTGCTACTGATCCCAAGCCAAAGTACAGtggacaaaccaataaaaagatttcagctctgaagtatggttgtagtaagcctggatgtgtctaggaactgcaggctgggaagctatctcctgaggactcttaactttttcaggaatgtaaaaaatgtatcagcttcctcctgtgtaacatactgaaagtgtaagaacgcctgtgtcttgagctgcttaaagccagacggaggctttttgcaaagtgagaaattagatcctgatttcctgatttctttttccttatccacacaaatacctggaaaactttggctgacacaaatccaatctccccccagacatcccaaaaatgcaaacctagctAGGGATTGTCggc
This is a stretch of genomic DNA from Gavia stellata isolate bGavSte3 unplaced genomic scaffold, bGavSte3.hap2 HAP2_SCAFFOLD_34, whole genome shotgun sequence. It encodes these proteins:
- the LOC132320906 gene encoding E3 ubiquitin-protein ligase TRIM36-like isoform X1, yielding MDRISRSGTYRNFCGVRGRKRNSLTPRSSLFPCPGCQRDTDLGERGINGLFRNFTLETIVERYRQAARAAVAIMCDFCKPPPQEATKSCMDCRASYCNECFKIHHPWGTVKAQHKHVGPTTNFRPKILMCPEHEMERVNMYCEICRRPVCHLCKLGGCHANHRVTTMRTAYKTLKEKLSKDIEYLISKESQVKAHITQLDLLLKETECNSERAKEEASQSFEKLSHVLEEKKSAALRAIETSKNLRLEKLQTQAEEYQGLLENNGLVGYAQEVLKETDPSCFVQTAKQLHDRIQKATESLKSFRPAAETTFEDFVVDIAKQEEILGDLSFHSNGLEIPEINEEQSRMYNKALISWECPGKTDSADIYVLEYHKLNGEEESATWQEIKVCSKSKVISDLDDDSSYAFRVRGYKGSICSPWSREVILRTPPAPVFSFLFDDKCGYNSEHLLLNPGRTSVESRAGFPLLLGSERMQVGCYTTLDYIIGDTGIAKGKHVWAFRVEAYSYLVKVGVVSSNQIQKLFHNTHDVTSPRYEQDSGHDSGSEDAFFDSPQPFTLVTLGMKKFFIPTTPAAPKDPASRILPLPSCLGICLDCDKGKVGFYDAGRMKCLYECEVDCSGIMYPAFALMGGAAVHLEEPVTAKYGEYHDDI
- the LOC132320906 gene encoding E3 ubiquitin-protein ligase TRIM36-like isoform X2, whose amino-acid sequence is MDRISRSGTKRNSLTPRSSLFPCPGCQRDTDLGERGINGLFRNFTLETIVERYRQAARAAVAIMCDFCKPPPQEATKSCMDCRASYCNECFKIHHPWGTVKAQHKHVGPTTNFRPKILMCPEHEMERVNMYCEICRRPVCHLCKLGGCHANHRVTTMRTAYKTLKEKLSKDIEYLISKESQVKAHITQLDLLLKETECNSERAKEEASQSFEKLSHVLEEKKSAALRAIETSKNLRLEKLQTQAEEYQGLLENNGLVGYAQEVLKETDPSCFVQTAKQLHDRIQKATESLKSFRPAAETTFEDFVVDIAKQEEILGDLSFHSNGLEIPEINEEQSRMYNKALISWECPGKTDSADIYVLEYHKLNGEEESATWQEIKVCSKSKVISDLDDDSSYAFRVRGYKGSICSPWSREVILRTPPAPVFSFLFDDKCGYNSEHLLLNPGRTSVESRAGFPLLLGSERMQVGCYTTLDYIIGDTGIAKGKHVWAFRVEAYSYLVKVGVVSSNQIQKLFHNTHDVTSPRYEQDSGHDSGSEDAFFDSPQPFTLVTLGMKKFFIPTTPAAPKDPASRILPLPSCLGICLDCDKGKVGFYDAGRMKCLYECEVDCSGIMYPAFALMGGAAVHLEEPVTAKYGEYHDDI